From Sphingomonas hengshuiensis, one genomic window encodes:
- a CDS encoding IS91 family transposase: protein MRASIEVADIFRAAGPAYRATHAGHLSLHQLKIMSAVEHCRTAAMGGHVEACTDCGHWRISYNSCRNRHCPKCQGAAARTWLAEREADLLPVGYFHVVFTLPAEVGAIAFHNKALVYDLLFRAAADTMQIIAADPKHLGARIGITAVLHTWGSALTHHPHIHMIVPGGGISQGGERWVSARPAFLLPVRVLGALFRRLFLTRLIALHQDGRLRFYGSMAPLAERRAFLRHLSPVRKKRWVVYAKPPFAGPEAVLAYLSRYTHRVAISSSRLIGFDEAGVTFRYKDYRRSGTDRQQVMTLSHDEFIRRFLLHALPRGFHRIRHYGLLASGTRKGNLERARALLNVAPPTDDAMEEPPDVRPPCPCCGGQMIIIEILERRYQPRAPPPFVTATGRSAS, encoded by the coding sequence ATGCGCGCCTCCATCGAGGTCGCCGACATCTTCCGGGCGGCAGGGCCTGCGTATCGCGCGACCCATGCCGGGCACCTGAGCCTGCACCAGCTCAAGATCATGTCGGCGGTCGAGCATTGCCGCACCGCTGCGATGGGTGGTCATGTCGAGGCCTGCACCGACTGCGGCCATTGGCGGATCTCCTATAATAGCTGTCGCAACCGGCACTGTCCCAAGTGCCAGGGCGCTGCCGCGCGCACCTGGCTGGCCGAGCGCGAGGCCGACCTGTTGCCGGTCGGCTACTTCCATGTCGTGTTCACGCTTCCGGCCGAGGTCGGCGCCATCGCCTTTCACAACAAGGCGCTGGTGTACGACCTGCTGTTCCGCGCGGCGGCCGACACGATGCAGATCATCGCCGCCGATCCCAAGCATCTCGGTGCCAGGATCGGCATCACCGCCGTGCTGCACACATGGGGATCGGCGCTGACGCATCACCCGCATATCCACATGATCGTGCCGGGTGGGGGCATCTCGCAGGGCGGAGAGCGCTGGGTCTCCGCGCGACCGGCGTTCCTCCTACCCGTGCGGGTGCTGGGCGCGCTGTTCCGCCGCCTTTTCCTGACGCGGCTGATCGCGCTCCACCAGGACGGTCGGCTCCGTTTTTATGGCAGCATGGCACCTCTCGCCGAACGCCGCGCATTCCTGCGCCACCTGTCGCCCGTCCGCAAAAAGCGATGGGTGGTCTATGCTAAGCCCCCGTTCGCCGGCCCCGAAGCGGTGCTCGCCTATCTGTCGCGCTACACCCACCGCGTCGCCATCTCGAGCAGCCGCCTCATCGGCTTCGACGAGGCGGGCGTCACGTTCCGCTACAAGGATTATCGCCGCAGCGGCACCGACCGCCAGCAGGTCATGACGCTCAGCCACGACGAGTTCATCCGCCGCTTCTTGCTGCATGCTCTGCCGCGCGGGTTCCACCGCATCCGCCATTATGGTCTGCTCGCCAGCGGCACGCGCAAGGGCAACCTCGAACGCGCCCGTGCCCTGCTGAACGTCGCGCCGCCGACCGACGATGCAATGGAGGAGCCGCCCGACGTCCGACCGCCATGCCCGTGCTGCGGCGGCCAGATGATCATCATCGAGATCCTCGAACGTAGATATCAACCGCGCGCGCCGCCGCCCTTCGTAACCGCAACCGGGAGATCGGCGTCGTGA
- a CDS encoding IS110 family RNA-guided transposase — MEQYIGLDVSMKETAVSIRQDGKRIWRGKCASDPQLLAAMIRKRAPHARRVVFETGPLSVWFYHALTAEGLPVICIDARHAKAALDMAANKTDANDADGLAHLAEVGFYREVRVKGFDSMLIRTLVTARRQLLKMRLQISNQIRGLMKTFGLVVPKGAGSVFERNVRTLLQGEDKLARIVLPMLQAWRDIRLRVAELSKQLVATAGEDQRCRLLTSVPGVGTVTATAFVAAVEDPANFKNSRAVGAWVGLTTRRFQSGEVDHDGHISRRGDNQLRSLLYEAAAVILNRSTDASVLRTWALALKERLGFKRAAVALARKLAVIMHAMLKTGELFDPQAGPSTAG, encoded by the coding sequence ATGGAGCAGTATATCGGCCTCGACGTGTCCATGAAAGAGACTGCGGTTTCGATCCGCCAGGATGGCAAGAGGATTTGGCGCGGCAAGTGCGCCTCAGACCCGCAACTGCTTGCGGCGATGATCCGCAAGCGCGCGCCGCATGCCCGGCGGGTGGTGTTCGAGACGGGGCCGCTGTCGGTGTGGTTCTACCATGCCCTTACAGCCGAAGGTTTACCGGTGATCTGCATCGACGCACGGCATGCCAAGGCAGCGCTCGACATGGCGGCGAACAAGACCGACGCGAACGATGCCGACGGCCTGGCCCATCTGGCCGAGGTCGGCTTTTATCGGGAGGTCCGGGTGAAGGGCTTCGACAGCATGCTGATCCGCACGCTGGTCACGGCACGACGCCAGCTGCTGAAGATGCGGTTGCAGATATCCAACCAGATACGCGGCCTCATGAAGACGTTCGGCTTAGTCGTGCCCAAGGGCGCCGGCAGCGTGTTCGAACGCAACGTCCGGACTCTCTTGCAGGGTGAGGACAAGCTGGCGCGCATCGTCCTGCCGATGCTTCAAGCCTGGCGTGATATTAGGCTGCGGGTGGCGGAACTGAGCAAGCAGCTTGTCGCCACGGCAGGCGAGGATCAGCGCTGCCGCCTGCTCACCTCGGTGCCCGGCGTCGGCACCGTTACCGCTACTGCCTTCGTCGCTGCCGTGGAAGATCCGGCCAACTTCAAGAACTCGCGCGCTGTCGGCGCCTGGGTAGGGCTGACCACCCGACGCTTCCAATCCGGCGAAGTCGATCACGACGGGCATATCTCCCGTCGTGGCGACAACCAGTTGCGCAGCCTTCTATACGAAGCGGCCGCGGTCATCCTGAACCGATCGACGGATGCCAGCGTGTTACGAACCTGGGCGCTGGCGCTAAAGGAAAGGCTCGGCTTCAAGCGGGCCGCAGTAGCCCTTGCGCGGAAGCTGGCGGTGATCATGCACGCGATGCTGAAGACGGGCGAGTTGTTCGATCCACAAGCCGGGCCAAGCACCGCAGGCTGA
- a CDS encoding trypsin-like serine peptidase — protein sequence MRVLIAATALGSSPWVLMIRDQAGHLIAQIERSDFATAGATVWTGRLEASSITLSLRRGDAQTELEIRAAIADAGSADGSEAFSLQGKEATWRSVYPTTSILERETAETVGILVDNTYAEPPESSPDSRASWCCSGVMVGSDLFLTNWHCAGPKQRWDGEVLQNAVIDLAWEKSSVRRQFSATDVVAKDVELDYAILRVRQAIGLKGGRTIFPARISRDPLIEFEPVSLIHHASCRPKLISDKCRVQSTMRHAWTDPQGTSGKYPELTHDCDSEPGASGGPIFDAKGRLIAIHHLGHQKVASAMCPADRVNKAVKISAIMAHVRETKPGVADELGW from the coding sequence ATGCGCGTCTTGATTGCCGCGACCGCATTGGGAAGTTCCCCTTGGGTGCTCATGATACGCGATCAGGCCGGCCATCTGATCGCTCAGATCGAGCGCTCAGACTTCGCCACCGCCGGGGCAACGGTGTGGACGGGGCGTCTTGAAGCTTCTTCGATCACGCTGAGCTTGCGCCGGGGGGATGCGCAAACGGAACTCGAGATCCGCGCGGCCATCGCTGATGCGGGATCGGCAGACGGGTCCGAAGCTTTCTCGTTGCAGGGCAAGGAGGCGACTTGGCGAAGCGTCTATCCTACGACCTCGATATTGGAGCGCGAAACCGCGGAAACGGTCGGTATATTGGTGGACAACACCTATGCGGAACCGCCGGAATCCTCTCCAGACAGTCGCGCGTCTTGGTGCTGCTCCGGCGTAATGGTCGGCTCCGACTTATTCCTGACCAATTGGCATTGTGCCGGGCCCAAGCAACGCTGGGACGGCGAGGTGCTGCAGAATGCGGTCATCGATCTCGCCTGGGAGAAGAGCTCGGTCCGACGGCAGTTCAGCGCCACCGACGTTGTCGCCAAGGATGTTGAACTCGATTACGCCATCTTGAGAGTGCGCCAGGCAATTGGCCTCAAGGGCGGTCGAACCATATTTCCTGCCCGGATATCGAGGGACCCGCTGATAGAATTCGAACCAGTGTCGCTGATCCACCACGCCAGCTGTCGACCAAAGCTGATCTCGGACAAATGTCGGGTGCAGAGCACCATGCGGCACGCCTGGACCGATCCGCAGGGGACCTCGGGAAAATATCCCGAACTAACGCATGATTGCGATTCAGAGCCGGGCGCGTCTGGCGGGCCAATATTCGATGCGAAAGGCCGACTGATCGCGATACATCACCTGGGGCACCAGAAGGTCGCTTCCGCCATGTGCCCTGCGGACAGAGTGAACAAAGCTGTCAAAATATCGGCAATCATGGCCCATGTTCGGGAAACCAAGCCAGGGGTCGCGGACGAGCTGGGCTGGTGA